The genome window aagaaagaaagaaagaaagaaattaaagagagagagagagagagaggtggagggggagtggggggaagggaaggagaaggcaggaaggcaggaagaaaagaaaaagtgtccTGTATCTCTCTCCAGGGCAAGTGGCATTTTTCTGGTTCTGTCTCCTGATGACCCCTCCTGTTCCTCTTCTCTTGGTGCACCTGTGCTCCTGGAGCTCCTGAGGCATCTTTAGGCTCGCCTCTTGTCAAGGTCTTGTCTCCTACTCTCATCTTCTCGGGCATTTCCGGATCGCTGGATTTCCACTGTCCCAGTGTGGTGGGTCACCTGCTCCTGTTTCTTAGCACTTTCTCATCAGAGGCCAAGCTTGGCAAGAGCTGCATTAGACTGTTTTCTGGGATGGGTGTCGTGTTTTCGGGACACACATtctggcacagggggttaagctgccgctcgAGAGGCTGGGATCCCATCTCCAAGCCCCTGTCCAATCCCCGTTGCTCTGCTTGCGACCCAGCTTCCTACAGTGACGCCCGGGAAAGCGGCAGGacgtggcccaagtctttggcttCCTGCCGCGCAGGGCGAGAGACTCCcagggagtttctggctcccggctgccGTCCGCAcctgccctggccattctggTTGCTCGCTGGGACCAgccggtggaagacctctgtcttctctgtcaccGTCTGTCTGAGAAAGACAAGAAGCCTTGCCCAGAAGAACGAGGTGGGTGGTTTGCTGAAGCTGAGGGTTGGCTTCGCTCCACGTCAGCTGCACCCACTCCCAGCTTCTTCTCAGCTCCGGGAGAGAAGGGGGCATGGCGAGCGCCTTTCTTCTCGGGCGCGCTTTGCATGCCCTGAAGGCGCAGCCTTGCCGAGATCTCTGCTGAGGGCTCTGCTCTTCCATCCGCTTCCTCCACTCAGCCGGGCCCGAAGGAACCGGCCCCCCACGCCACGTGAGCGGAACACGGGCGGCTGTGCCGCTCGCGAGCTCGGGGCTCCCAGGTACCGGGTCGTGCTCGGCTTTGCGCCGGCACTTGACGCGCCTGCGCTTAGGATCAGCAACCCCCACGGAGGAATCCTAGAGCTCTTGCCTCCCACAGCCCCTTCCGCTTGTCTGCTCTGCCTTCTCCGTCCCTTGggaagggcttggaccatctctgGGTTccaatgggatgccaatgcctcgGGCAGCAGCTGAACTCGCCGCCCCAGTTCTCTGGCCCTTCCTTGCCCAGCTTCACCACCTgaatctcccccaccccaccccggttCCCAACTCTGTCATCatcatcagcagcagcagcagcaacatcgTAGGCTCCTCTCAGGTTCAGCCCCGTCCGTGTCCCACCCCCCAGTGGAGCGCCTTCTCTCATGATGACAAGTTCCAAGTCTATCCATCAGCCCGTAGGGGAAAACAGTGGATCCCGACATGTAGTGCCGTGTTCTGCTTCGCCCAGCGGGGGAGCCGGTCTGGTACCCATGGCATCCTCCCAGCTGAAAGCAGAGGGCTAAACCCCCTTTCAAACAGGAGCAGGGGAATGATGGGGTCTGGCTCAGGCTCTAGGACTAACGTTCAGGTCATCTGAGAGACAAGAAGAATGGCTCCGTGGCCCACTGTCTCCCacaatgggatgggatgggataggGCAGgtcggggcagggcggggcggggcggggcggggcggcggacACCGGCCACGGGGCCGACTTGTGCCCTCAGGCGCTGAGCCGGTGCACGGCACACCACACCACGGAGGCCCCTCCACGGAGGGGAGGCCCCAATGCCTTGGCTTCTATCCAAGGCTGCGACTCCAGGGGGGCCTGGGCTGTTGAGTTTCGGGGCGGGTTCCCGTCACGGAGCCTCTCACTCTTCGGGGACTTGGCGCGCGTTTCCCCGACCACCCAGAGCCCCTTGCCGCATCTCCAAGGGGGAACCACAGAACTGCTGGAGCAGGACCCTGGGCAGGCTCGGCCTTCACGGTGGTCCCGACTTGGACTTGGAGGCCAATGGATCAATCAGGAGCGAGGAGGGCCTGGGGCAGTGGGCGGGGCAGCGCAGGGCCGGATGCCCTGGGCGTCAATCAGGGCGTGGCCCACCGGCGCCCGCAGGGGGTGGAGCCTAGGGCTAGTTAAGGCCAGGGTCTGCAGCCAGAGCGCTGGAGCCAGCAGGCACAGCGCACCACCTGCACCCGCGGCCCTGCCACCCGAGGGCCCAGGAGCAGGCCAGCCCAGCGGCGCTCAGCAAGACCCCGGCGCCccgcagccagccagccagccgctGCCCCGAGCCGGGCCACCCACAGCCATGGAGGCAGAATGGCCGCTGCAAGAGGTCAGGCGGCTGCACACACGCCTGGCCGCCAGCACCAAGCCCCGGAAGCTCCACAAGTATCTCAGGAGACTCTCGGCCCTGCCCATGACCGCCGACCTGCTGGCGCAGACCCGCGTGCGCAAGACCGTGAAGGCCTTGCGAAGATACGAGATGGTGGGCAGCGTGGCCAGGGACCTGGCGGCCCAGTGGAAGAAGCTGGCTCGCGCGCAGCCAAGCCCTGGGCGGGCCCAGCAAGACTCGCCACCCGGCCACTCGCGCAAGCGGCCCTGGGCTGCTCTTGACGACGAGGACGACGACGACGAGAACGACGAGGTCGAGGACGACGAGGAGGACGAGGACGAGGACgacgacgaggaggaggaggaggaggaggaggagcaagcaGACCGAGGCGCCCCAGAACCCGGCACGGCCGTCGGCAGCCAGCCCGCCAAGCCTGCCCACGCACACAAAAGGCCCAGGAGGCTCTCCGAGCTCGAGCCGCGGACACTCGCGTCTCCTTGGCGCCCGCGCCAAGCCTTGCCGCGCTCTGGCCGCCCAGCCCAGGAGTCGGCGGACACTTCCACTTGGCACGAGGAGGACCCGGACCCTGCCCCTGCCGCGGGCCTCCGCCAGCCTGCAGAGGGACCCGCGAGGGCCCCgcaccgcggcgccagccccctgccgCAAGAACACTGGGAAGAAGCCCAGGGCAAAGCGGCGCGGAGCCAAGGCCAGACCCACAAGTCGACCCCCAGGGAGAACGGCCCGCTGAGGGCCAAGGCAGGGGAGGCGCCTCCCGCCTCCCTCGGCCAGCTCTCCTCCCGCGAGGAACACGGCGCCAAGGGGAACCCCCCAGCCTCGGGGGGCCCGGCGGAGCAGGCCACAGGGCGGCCCCGCACTCCACTTTGGTCCCTCCCGCAGCTGGCTGCAGACGAGCTCGGCAAGGCCAAGCGCAAAGACCCGCGGGCAAGCCGGGCAGAAAAGACCCGGCAGCACCCCCAGAGCTGCCAGCTCCGAAGCAGGCCAGAAGACCCGCGGCCCGGGCTCCAAGACAACTCCAGCCACGTCGAGGCCGCACACGCCCACCTGGCAGCTCCTGCTTTGGCCAGCGCGGCCGGAGGCCTCCTCCCGCAGGCTGAGGCGCAAcccagcggcggcggcgggcaggAGCCACCGCACCAGCCCACCATGTCCTTTGAAGCATACATGACCTACGACCAACTGGAGAAGCAACAGAGCAAGGCGGGGAGACCTGGGGCCGCCGCCCTCCGAGGGAAAGGACCTCAGCGAGCAGAGCCCCCAAGCCGCGGTGCAGGTGCCGACTGGCTGCAGAAATGCCCTGAGGTGACCCACAGCCAGCAAGGGAAGCTGCAGCCGGCTGGGGCCCATGCGGCCGAGCTGCAAGACTCGGCCCCTGCCGCCGCGCCCAGCACCCACGCCAGGGATGGTCCCtctcacccactgccttcctgccCACCCAGGACAAAAGCGCCCTCTGCcgcccagcaggaggaagacgcTGCATTTTCGGGTCCCAGATTCCAGACCAAGATGCGAGTCTATGCAGGTGCCAGGCACGCAACCCGAGGGATGACGGAGAGCCCAATGTGCATCGCGGGACTGGAACCCATCGCGTCCCCCTCTGCTGGCAGAGGAGTCCCTCCTCACAGCCTCCCGGGACCTCTGCTGGAGCAGCACACGCCTGAAGAGCTGCAGCGTGTAGAGAGAGACAACCCCGAACTCCTGCAAGAAACGGATCCCTTATGGAAAAGGCACTGTCAGCGAGACTTCAAGGGGGAGAAACCGGCGGGGCAGGAGTCGTGGCGGCAGATGTACCTGCGCCTTCAGAGCGCCCGAGAGCGGCGCCTGCAAGCGCTCACGGCCGCCATCCGATCTACACACGCCAGCAAGCCCAAAGGCCGGCAGGCCAAGATGATCCGTTTCCACGGGATGCCCGGGCCTGCTGGGGATGCTCCCGGGAGGCAGGACGCGCTGCACACAGCAGGAGCCAGTGCCCCGCGTGCC of Oryctolagus cuniculus chromosome 10, mOryCun1.1, whole genome shotgun sequence contains these proteins:
- the LOC138843997 gene encoding elongin-A-like; its protein translation is MEAEWPLQEVRRLHTRLAASTKPRKLHKYLRRLSALPMTADLLAQTRVRKTVKALRRYEMVGSVARDLAAQWKKLARAQPSPGRAQQDSPPGHSRKRPWAALDDEDDDDENDEVEDDEEDEDEDDDEEEEEEEEEQADRGAPEPGTAVGSQPAKPAHAHKRPRRLSELEPRTLASPWRPRQALPRSGRPAQESADTSTWHEEDPDPAPAAGLRQPAEGPARAPHRGASPLPQEHWEEAQGKAARSQGQTHKSTPRENGPLRAKAGEAPPASLGQLSSREEHGAKGNPPASGGPAEQATGRPRTPLWSLPQLAADELGKAKRKDPRASRAEKTRQHPQSCQLRSRPEDPRPGLQDNSSHVEAAHAHLAAPALASAAGGLLPQAEAQPSGGGGQEPPHQPTMSFEAYMTYDQLEKQQSKAGRPGAAALRGKGPQRAEPPSRGAGADWLQKCPEVTHSQQGKLQPAGAHAAELQDSAPAAAPSTHARDGPSHPLPSCPPRTKAPSAAQQEEDAAFSGPRFQTKMRVYAGARHATRGMTESPMCIAGLEPIASPSAGRGVPPHSLPGPLLEQHTPEELQRVERDNPELLQETDPLWKRHCQRDFKGEKPAGQESWRQMYLRLQSARERRLQALTAAIRSTHASKPKGRQAKMIRFHGMPGPAGDAPGRQDALHTAGASAPRAPGPAGSDRAPSCSSTQHSDSSLSPPPADRPAQPGPSKRLAPWAPGGTTRKQAPPGGSTRKQAPKKIAPLMAKSIRDYKALSRR